A window from Camelus bactrianus isolate YW-2024 breed Bactrian camel chromosome 23, ASM4877302v1, whole genome shotgun sequence encodes these proteins:
- the LOC105081037 gene encoding LOW QUALITY PROTEIN: olfactory receptor 8K1 (The sequence of the model RefSeq protein was modified relative to this genomic sequence to represent the inferred CDS: inserted 2 bases in 2 codons): MNHMEKHNHTAVSKVTEFILLGLTDSPGLQAPLFGIFLVIYLVTVMGNLDMVILTHLDSTLHTPTYFFLRHLSITDLGYSTVIGPKMMVNFVVHKNTVSYYSCATQLAFFEVFIITELFILSAMAYDCYIAICKPLLYRVIMAEKVCWGLVLTAYLHGTFVSLFLTIKLFQLSCDSNIISYFNCDCXCSDTHELHLIILIFSGCNLLSSLLIVLVXYMFILVTILRMSSTGGRYKAFSTCSSHLTVVVVFYGTLLFINLQPKSSHAFAIDKMASVFYTLVIPMLNPLTYSLRNKEVKDALKRTLTDRCKIPH; the protein is encoded by the exons ATGAACCACATGGAGAAACATAACCATACTGCAGTATCCAAAGTGACAGAATTTATTCTCCTGGGGCTCACTGACAGCCCAGGGCTGCAGGCACCTCTATTTGGAATCTTCCTAGTCATATACTTGGTCACAGTGATGGGCAATCTGGACATGGTTATACTGACCCATTTGGACTCCACGCTACATACTCCCACATACTTTTTCCTTAGACATTTGTCGATTACTGATCTTGGTTACTCCACTGTCATTGGCCCCAAAATGATGGTCAACTTTGTGGTGCACAAAAATACAGTTTCCTACTATTCGTGTGCCACCCAGCTAGCCTTCTTTGAGGTTTTCATCATCACTGAACTGTTCATCCTATCAGCAATGGCCTATGATTGCTACATCGCCATCTGCAAGCCTCTTCTCTACAGGGTCATCATGGCAGAGAAAGTGTGTTGGGGGCTGGTACTTACTGCCTATCTCCATGGCACATTTGTGTCACTATTTCTCACCATTAAGTTATTTCAGTTGTCCTGTGACTCTAACATCATCAGTTACTTTAACTGTGACT TCTGCTCCGACACACATGAGTTACATTTGATCATTTTGATCTTTTCAGGGTGCAATTTGCTCTCTTCCCTCTTGATTGTTCTTG ATTATATGTTTATTCTTGTGACCATTCTCAGAATGAGCTCAACGGGGGGAAGATACAAAGCCTTCTCCACTTGCAGTTCCCATCTGACAGTGGTGGTCGTGTTCTATGGGACATTATTGTTTATTAACCTGCAACCCAAATCCAGCCATGCTTTTGCTATTGATAAAATGGCCTCTGTGTTTTACACCCTAGTGATTCCTATGCTGAATCCATTGACCTATAGCCTGAGGAACAAAGAAGTAAAAGATGCTCTGAAGAGAACCTTAACTGATCGATGCAAAATTCCCCATTAA